The DNA window CATGCCCACGCGGGATGTATTCGCCACATTCGACAGCGACTGACGGGCGTGGGCATGGCACACAGACATGGGCGTGCCGCAGGGCGTCGTCGGCACGATCACGGCGGTCACCGCCGTGCGTTGAGCATCGATGTGTCGAGCGTGGCCCCGGGCGGGTGGTGCTGACGACCGTCAGCCATCTCAACAACTTCGTCTTTAACCTCACGCCGCAGAACGCCGCCGGCCAGACCGACACCCGCGGCGTCACCGGGTATCACAAGTTTTACGACCAGGCGGAGGGCTGGCGGAGCGCGAGCGACCTGGCCGTCGGCTACATGCTCCGCGGCCGGACGTTGGAGATTCCGGCGATCCATCGGCCTGCCCCCAACAACTGCCGGCAGGGGAGGCGGTACTGTCCTCTGAACGTCACGTCTGGAACCTAAAGACTGGAGTCGGCCCATGCCCTTCATGCGGGTCATCCTGCTGTGTGCGGTTGTCGCGATCGCCGGCCGAACGTTTGCGGCGGGCGAGCCGGATGCGGCCGCGGTGCTGGCGGGTCTTATCGATCAGGCCATCGAAGCCCGATTGAGCCGCGAAGGCGTGCAGCCGGCGGCGATTGCCGACGATGCGGAGTTCCTTCGCCGCGTCTACCTCGATCTACACGGCGTGATCCCCACCTCGGAGCAGGCCGAGAGATTTCTGACCGACTCCACGCCGGCCAAACGGGCTCGGCTGGTGGACGACCTGCTCGCCAGCCCTCGCTACGGCGAATACTTGGCCGACGTCTGGCAAGGCTATCTGATCTCGCCGCTGGCCGACGATCGACGCGTGAGGGCCGACCGATTCAGGCAGTGGCTCGCCGGGCGTTTCAATACCGCAACCTGGGATCGGATCACCTCGGATCTGCTCACCGGCACCGGGAAGATGGAAGACAACCCGGCCGTTACTTACCTGATCGAGGGGCGGCTGCCCCGCGGCGTGCCCGATCTGACCGATCTCACCTCGCGCTACTTCATGGGGGTGCGGCTTAACTGTGCCCAGTGTCACGACCATCCGTTCGTCGGCTGGAAGCAGCAGGACTTCTGGGGCATGGCGGCGTTCTTCACGCAGGTGCAGACGCCCCGGCGCGCCAAGCAGGTCTACGAGCTGGGCGTGATCGATGACCCGAAGGTCACACTTACGTCGCTGCGCGATGCGGGCATGCTGGACGGCTTTATTCCAAGATCGCCCACGTTTCTCGGCGGGCAGGAAATGCCGGCGGGCAAGGGCTCAAATCGTGCGGCACTGTCGGCATGGCTGACCGCTGCGGACAACCCTTACTTCTCCCGGGCGATGGCCAACCGTACGTGGTGGCGGCTGTTCGGGCGGGGCATCGTCCAGCCGGTGGACGACATGCACCAAGGCAATCCACCGTCGCATCCGGAACTGCTCGACCTGCTCGCCAGGCGTTTTGCCGAATCCGGCTTTGACCTGAAGTTTCTGACCCGCAGCATCGTGCTGAGCCGCGCCTATCAGCGGACGAGCCGAGCCGGCGACGCCGCCGCCGGCGAGCAGCAGGTGGCGCTGTTCGGCCGCATGTCGATCAAGGTTCTGTCGGCGGGGCAGTTGTACGACTCGCTGGAGGTGGTTTCCGGCCCGGCGGCGAAGGTGACGGGCATTGACGCCCGGCAGGGAGCCCGGCCAGAGTTCACCGAGTTTTTCGGCGACGAAGGCGATCCCGACCCCACCGCCTACCGCCGGGGGATCCCGCACCTCCTGCGGCAGATGAACTCGGGTCAGTTTGCCGGTCGCGGCGTCGAGGCACTGGTGAGCCGGCTGTCGGCGTCGCCGGGCCGGTCCGGGCGGGAGGTCGCATCGGACCTGTTCCTGACGATCCTGTCCCGGCGTCCGACTGCGGAAGAGGAAGCGCGGGTCAAAGCCTATCTGTCGCGATCGGGCGACGTGCCCCAGGCCGGCTACCGCGAACTGGCCTGGGTGCTGATCATGACCAGCGAGTTTTCGCTTAATCACTGAAGTGTGCCGATTCCTCAGTTGTGCCAATCACTCAAACGTGCTGCGCGGAACCGATCGTTGTCCGTCAACTTCCACCGGAACCCTGTGATGCAAACCCCAATCGGCAGGCGAGAGTTTCTGGCGTCGGCGGCGGTCGGCACCGGCCTGAGCGGCTGGCTCGGACGCCTCGCTGCCGCCGCGCCGGACGCACAACGACCCAAGTCATGCATTCTGCTCTGGATGGCGGGCGGGCCCAGTCACATCGACACGTTCGACCCCAAGCCCGAGGCCGCGGACAACGTCCGGGGCGAGTTCAAGGCGATCGAGACGTTGGTCTCCGGCATTCGCATCAGCGAGCACTTCCCGCGGTTCGCGAAACTGATGCAGCACGCGGCCATCCTGCGCGGCATGAGCACGCTCGAGTCGGACCACAAGCTGGCGACTTATCACCTGCATACCGGGTACCAGAACCGCGCCGGCGCGGTGGCGTTCCCGAGCCTGGGCGCGATCATCGCCCGGGAGTTGGGAAAGCGCGACGTGGCGTTGCCGAACTTCGTCACGATCGGCCGAGCGCCGCAGGAGGCGATCGGTGCGGGGTTCCTCGGCCCCGACCACCAGCCGTTGTCGGTCAACGACCCCATTCGGGGGCTCGACTTTGTCGAGCCGGCCGGCGACAAGGCGCAGTTCGAGCGGCAACTGGAGCTTCTACAGGGGTTCGATGAGGCGTTCCATTCCCATTACAAGAGCGCAGCGGGCGAGACGCACCGCACCGCGATATCCCGCGCGGTTCGGTTGATGAAATCGCAGCAGAAACAGGCGTTTGACGTGTCGCGCGAGCCGGACGCGATTCGGGAATCCTACGGCCCGCCGCCCGCGGCTACTGTCCGAACGGCGGGCGGCAAGATGGCCGGTGGGGCGGAGCGGCCAGGGAGTTTCGGCCAGGCATGCCTGATGGCCCGTCGGTTGGTGGAAGCGGGCGTGCCTTTTGTCGAAGTCGTGATGGGCGATGGCGTCGGCTGGGACACCCACCGCGACAACTTTCCGCGCGTACGCGCGCTCTCGCAGGAATGCGACGCCGGCATGGCTGCCCTGGTCACAGACCTTCACAGCCGTGGACTGCTCGACACGACGCTGGTCGTCTGGATGGGGGAATTCGGCCGCACGCCGCAGTGTACCGGCGGCGGTCGCAATCACTGGTCGCGGGCCTGGAGCAGTGTGCTCGTGGGCGGCGGCATCAAGGGAGGCCAGGTCATCGGCCGCACCGATCGGGACGGTGCGGCCGTGGCGGACCGCCCGATCAGTGTTCCCGATTTCCTTGCCACGGTCTGCACGGTTCTTGGGGTCGATTACAAGCGGAAGAACCATCCGCCGGGCGTCGACCGGCCGATTCCGATCGTGGACACGAGCAAGGACATCCACCTGTTGAAGGAACTTCTGTAACGCCAATACGGCGCGCCTACTTCTTCTCGACCACGTCCACCACATCGACCTGAACGAACTGGCCGTGGAAGGGCTGCTTGATCTCTGGCGACACGTCCGGGACGACGAGCTTCTCGAAGTTCGAGATCAGTCGGCCGTTCTGGCCGTCGCCGGTGAACTTGACGGTGGACTGACCTTCGATCTCGATCGTCTTGGTGTAGTCGATCTTGAAGATGCGATGGCCGACGGCGTCCTGGCGATTAAGGAAGAAATGCGACTCGGGCGATGAGACGGCGATTTTGTAGATGTTGTAGGTGCCGTTGTCCGGCTCGCCGCCGACGTAGAAGTAGTCGCCGTCCATCTTGCCGTTCTTGTACTTCATGGGTTCGACCACGCCGCGGAATCGCAGGGTGACGAGGTAGTGCTTGCCCTTGGTGCCGCCGAAGGTTTTGTCGGCGGCGAAGTTGTCCTGCTTCTTGGGGTCGCCGCCGGCCGGGACCAGGGCCGAATCGGCGTCGGCGCCCTTCTTGGGTGTTTCGGGCATGGTGCCCTTGCAGGGGAACTTGAAGACGTACCCGTCGATGGAGGCGGCGACGGCCTTGAGGTTGTCCGCCTTGGCGGGCTCGGCGGGTTTGGGTTCCGCGGGTTTGGGTTCTGACACCTTGGGGGCTTCGTTGCCGATCGAGAATCGGGTGGCGAAAACACCGAGCCCGAGAACCACCGCCAGTGCAATCTTCTTGTTCATGTTCCGACTTCCGCGAGAGGGGTTAGAGGTCATCGTCTATCGGCACTTACTGCGATACGAGGCGTTTGTTAACGCTGAGAGCGAGTGACTTCCCAAGGAGCCGCGCACGAAGTAAGCGGGGATGTTGCCCTTGCCGGCGATTTTCCCGCTTACGTCGTGCGCGGCTCCTTGAATCGACTTCCCAGTTCAATGCATTCCGCACAGCCGAAAGAGACATCACCACGGAGACGCGAAGGCACGGAGGGCAGTTTGAATCTTCTACGCTTTGACCGCGGTGGCGATCGTCAGGGAGAACTCAAGGAAAGCAACTCTCTTAGAAATCAGACCCCTTAACTTTGCGATCGTCTTGGGTTGCCTGGCATCCCTCCGTGTCTCCGTGGTGATTCTTCTGCCGCGCGGCTCCTTAAGACGTCAATCCGCCGAGATTGCAGGTCCCTCGCTTAACCGTGCGGGTGATGTATCGTTTCAACTCAATACCCGCGGATTCAACCGTGCTCATGGAAACCGGTACAGCCTCATGGTGAAATGTCGACGAAGGCAGTGGTTCGGCGTCCGTCATCGCCGCGATCGATCGAGTTGCCGCGCCTGGTCGAACCGAAGGACGAGACACATGACTGATCGGGCCCGACGATTTGCCGCGATGATTGTCCTTCTGCTGTTCCTGAACGGTTCGGCGTTGGTCGCGTTCGGACAGGCGATCATTCCCGGCTTGGGTTCGAGCCGGCTGGGCGAGAGGGACAAGGGACTGGTCCTGATCGAGGAAGCGAACTGCGCGGCCTGCCACGGCGGCGACGCTTCGCTGGCGGAGCGATCGAGGAAATCGCCGCGACTGGCCGACGTCGGCTCGCGAATCAATCCGACCTATATCGAGGCTTTCATCCGGGATCCGCACGGGGTCAAGCCGGGCACGCTGATGCCCAATGTCCTGTCGCAACTGGGGGATGCCGAAAAGAAGCAGGCTTCAATCTCGCTCACGCACTTCCTGCTGTCACTCAAGGCGAACGACTTTGATTTGCAGCCGCCTGACGCGGTGGCCGTCGGGCTTGGCGAACGGCTGTTCCATTCCAGGGGATGCGTGGCGTGCCACTCGCCGCGCGACGCGAAGGGTACCGAGCTGCTTCCTGCCACGTCGGTGCCGCTGGGCAAGTTGGACAGGAAGTACAGCATCAAGAGCCTGGTCGAGTTCGTGCGACGTCCGCATGTCAGCCGGCCATCGGGGCGAATGCCCGACATGCGGCTGTCGGGACAGGAGCCGGAGCGCATCGCCCATTACCTGCTGCGGGATACGCGTGTGCCCGGGCAACTGGATTACACCCTCTACCGCGGTCCGGTTTTCGAAGGACTGGCGAGCGATGGCGTCAGGGCCGAGCGTGCCGGCCGCGCCAAGGATTTCGCCCTCGCGAGCGTGGGCACGATCCAGCAGCACAGTGCGATCAAGTACGAAGGATGGCTGAATCTCGCCAAGGCGGGGAAGTACACGTTCTTTCTGACGATGAACGGGGGCACCCTGCTGGTGGACGGGAAATCACTGGTCGATCAGGAGCCCAGTGACCGCCGGGGCGTCAAGCAGTTGTCGGGCGAGGGGGAACTGGGGGCGGGTTGGCGGCGGATTGAGCTCACTTACTTTCACACCGGCCGTGAGGCTAAGTTTTCATTCGAGATGAAGGGGCCGGATTTCCCCCGGCAGGCGATACCGTCATCGATGCTGTCGGTGTCCAGCGAGCCGATCCCGGCGTTCGAGCCGCTCAAGGTGGATAACGAGCTGGCCGCTCGCGGAAAGGAACTGTTCGGAACCCTCGGCTGCGTCAACTGCCATTCGGACCTTAAGGTGACCACCAAGCCAAATCTGGCGTTTGCAAAGCTGATGCCCGGCCGGGGTTGTACCAGCGGTGCCCCGGGGGCGTGGCCACACTTTGATTTCAATGACGAGCAGCGCAAGTTGATTGCAGCCGCGATGCCCGAGGCCGAAAAGCCGACGTTGAACGACAAGCAGAAGATCGACAAGACACTGGTCGCATTCAATTGCATTGCCTGCCATGATCGCGCCGGCCTCGGCGGGATCGCCGCGGAGCGGAACGCTTACTTCACGGGAGCCAACGAGGCGATCGGCGATCAGGGTCGGCTGCCTCCGCCGTTGACGAACGTCGGTGCCAAGCTCAAGCCCGAATGGATGACCGAAGTGCTGCTGAACGGCGGCCGTCAGCGCGACTACGTTCATGCGAGCATGCCACAGTTCGGCCAGGCAAATGTGGCGCACCTGGTGGACCTCTTCGGTAAGGTCGACCAACTGGAGGCGGCCGAGATTCCGAAGGTCGTCGATGCGAAGCAGTCAAAGGCCGCCGGCTGCGATTTGATCGGCACCAGCGGGCTGAGCTGCATCGCCTGCCACGACTTTAACGGACAGAAGGCGGCCTCCGTCGGCGCGCTGGATCTGGTCCGCTCGACCGAGCGGCTGAAGAAGGACTGGTTTCATCTTTACCTCAGGCAGCCGGCCCGGTTCTCGCCAACGGTGATCATGCCGGCGTACTGGCCGGGCGGCGTGTCGGCCCGGGCCGACATTCTCGGCGGCGACGCGGGGCAGCAGATCGAGGCGCTGTGGCTGTATCTG is part of the Humisphaera borealis genome and encodes:
- a CDS encoding DUF1549 and DUF1553 domain-containing protein, which translates into the protein MPFMRVILLCAVVAIAGRTFAAGEPDAAAVLAGLIDQAIEARLSREGVQPAAIADDAEFLRRVYLDLHGVIPTSEQAERFLTDSTPAKRARLVDDLLASPRYGEYLADVWQGYLISPLADDRRVRADRFRQWLAGRFNTATWDRITSDLLTGTGKMEDNPAVTYLIEGRLPRGVPDLTDLTSRYFMGVRLNCAQCHDHPFVGWKQQDFWGMAAFFTQVQTPRRAKQVYELGVIDDPKVTLTSLRDAGMLDGFIPRSPTFLGGQEMPAGKGSNRAALSAWLTAADNPYFSRAMANRTWWRLFGRGIVQPVDDMHQGNPPSHPELLDLLARRFAESGFDLKFLTRSIVLSRAYQRTSRAGDAAAGEQQVALFGRMSIKVLSAGQLYDSLEVVSGPAAKVTGIDARQGARPEFTEFFGDEGDPDPTAYRRGIPHLLRQMNSGQFAGRGVEALVSRLSASPGRSGREVASDLFLTILSRRPTAEEEARVKAYLSRSGDVPQAGYRELAWVLIMTSEFSLNH
- a CDS encoding c-type cytochrome; amino-acid sequence: MTDRARRFAAMIVLLLFLNGSALVAFGQAIIPGLGSSRLGERDKGLVLIEEANCAACHGGDASLAERSRKSPRLADVGSRINPTYIEAFIRDPHGVKPGTLMPNVLSQLGDAEKKQASISLTHFLLSLKANDFDLQPPDAVAVGLGERLFHSRGCVACHSPRDAKGTELLPATSVPLGKLDRKYSIKSLVEFVRRPHVSRPSGRMPDMRLSGQEPERIAHYLLRDTRVPGQLDYTLYRGPVFEGLASDGVRAERAGRAKDFALASVGTIQQHSAIKYEGWLNLAKAGKYTFFLTMNGGTLLVDGKSLVDQEPSDRRGVKQLSGEGELGAGWRRIELTYFHTGREAKFSFEMKGPDFPRQAIPSSMLSVSSEPIPAFEPLKVDNELAARGKELFGTLGCVNCHSDLKVTTKPNLAFAKLMPGRGCTSGAPGAWPHFDFNDEQRKLIAAAMPEAEKPTLNDKQKIDKTLVAFNCIACHDRAGLGGIAAERNAYFTGANEAIGDQGRLPPPLTNVGAKLKPEWMTEVLLNGGRQRDYVHASMPQFGQANVAHLVDLFGKVDQLEAAEIPKVVDAKQSKAAGCDLIGTSGLSCIACHDFNGQKAASVGALDLVRSTERLKKDWFHLYLRQPARFSPTVIMPAYWPGGVSARADILGGDAGQQIEALWLYLEDGVRAKRPAGLSRQSSELRVGDVTEICRGHGPAGYRGMAVGYPERVNLAFDTEEMVLRQLWKGDFADVDNGSFRPRGTDRISFPRGIPFHRLKTLEENWPYKAKTNHAFPQDHGYQFRGYRLDNTRKPTLFYQYGDIAVQDFFEDVRDKDGKPYLKRTFTFESNSDQTPFYFRAACGTEIKAVSDRRFAVDQLDLRITSDHKGMVREGKPAEVLISVTVPKGRSTLTLEYQW
- a CDS encoding DUF1501 domain-containing protein yields the protein MQTPIGRREFLASAAVGTGLSGWLGRLAAAAPDAQRPKSCILLWMAGGPSHIDTFDPKPEAADNVRGEFKAIETLVSGIRISEHFPRFAKLMQHAAILRGMSTLESDHKLATYHLHTGYQNRAGAVAFPSLGAIIARELGKRDVALPNFVTIGRAPQEAIGAGFLGPDHQPLSVNDPIRGLDFVEPAGDKAQFERQLELLQGFDEAFHSHYKSAAGETHRTAISRAVRLMKSQQKQAFDVSREPDAIRESYGPPPAATVRTAGGKMAGGAERPGSFGQACLMARRLVEAGVPFVEVVMGDGVGWDTHRDNFPRVRALSQECDAGMAALVTDLHSRGLLDTTLVVWMGEFGRTPQCTGGGRNHWSRAWSSVLVGGGIKGGQVIGRTDRDGAAVADRPISVPDFLATVCTVLGVDYKRKNHPPGVDRPIPIVDTSKDIHLLKELL